CTGTAATTGGTGTAGTCGGGGTGTTGCTCTACATACGCTCGGGCCGCGTCTGCTAGCTCAAATTGCGTATGTACCAAGGCTGCCAATCCGTTGGTTCCAACAGATTTCCAAAGTGTCCAAAATTTTAAAGCATCGTTTCTTCTTCCGCACTGTAAAGAGGTCTTACCTAAATTATAATCGTCATCATTAGTTTGGTACAGATAGGCAGCATCATTACTAAATGAATTGTGCAAATACTGTTTGTGTCTTGTTACAATGATAGAGCAGGTGAGTGGTGTGCCCATCATTTTATGGGCGTTAACACTAAAAGAATCTGTACGCGCTAAGCCATTAACCAGATGTTGGTATTGGTCGCTAAAAATAACACTTCCGCAGTAAGCTCCGTCTACATGTAGCCATAGTCCGTAATTTTGGCAAATTTCAGAGAGGGGCTCGATAGGGTCAAATGCTCCTAGCACAGTTGTTCCTGCCGTTGCATTCACAAAAAATGGATGCAATCCGTTCTCAAGATCTTTTTCAATACGTTGTACTAAAACGTGCGGATTCATTTTTCCAAATTCATCTGTTTCAATATAGCGTACTTGTTCACGTCCCACCCCCATTAAAGCTGCATTTTTAGGGATGGAGTAATGCGATTCTTTTGAAGTGTAGAGTGTTAGTTTTTGGGTTATACCTTCGTTTTTAATAGTGTCTTTAAATGCATCACGAGCCATAACCATTGCCATAAAATTGCTCATAGAGCCGCCAGGGGCAAATGTTCCGTCACTAGTCTCTGGATATCCAATGCGTGTGCAAATTTGTTTTAGGATTTCCTTTTCAATTCCAACCTGTGGTCCAGCAACTTTATAGGTGTACATGCTATTGTTGAGTAGCACCGCTAGTAAATCGCCTAATGTAGCTTTTGGGTTCCTGCCTCCAAACAACTGATTGAAAAACAGTCTAGTGGATGTTCTAGGGGTGTTTAAAACGAGTTTTTCTAACGTTTCTTCAAAATCTGTGGCAGGGTTGTTTGATAGCGACAGGTCGAGCTGCTTAAACAGTTCTTCTGCAGGCAACGGTTGTGCCACAGGGTTGTTTTTTTCGGCTTCAAAAAGTTTGTTGGCGAGTTTGTTAAATAACGCTAGTTCGTGCTGCATGGGATATTGTTATATGCGTAAGTAGAAAATGAGGTCTGTAGCTTACAAAAGAAATGCTTAATAGTTGGTGATTCTGGTAGAGCTACCTTGTCCTTGACCAATTACACGGTCATAACGTTCTCCTGGCCCTCGATAGTACACAAGTACGGTGTAGTTGTTTTCTGTTTCCCAAAATTCACCGCCTACGACGTTTTCGTCTATGCTACCATCTCTATCTACTAAAACATATTTATAGTTGTAAAATCCTTGTTTAAACAAGCGAGAATTTTGATAGCTGTCTGTGGTTTCGTTATAACGCATGTAAGTAGTGCCGTCTATGGTGTAATTATTAAAGTTTCCGTAGATATGAAGCTCTTTATCACCAAGGGGTTCGTAATAGAGTAGGTTGGTGTGTACAAAAACATACTCTGCTTCAATGGCTTGATTTTGAGCATCAATATTTCTCACCACAAAGTCACCATTAATATCTGGATTATAGGTATACGGGCGGTCGCTCCTATCAATGTCTGAAAAAAGATAATGCTCATATAGGTCGTTCAGTTCAACACGTCTTATAGTGTTGTTAGAACCTCGAATTTCTTTGTTGTCGAAGTTTAAAAATTCATTCCCGCCAGAAAAGGCTGCTTCTTTATCGTATCTATAAATCAGCTCGGTACCAATCGTATATTGGGGAACTAAGTTAGTGATAGCGGTTTTAAGGTTGCTATTCTGAATAACAAGCGTCTTTACATTGCGTTTTGGATTTATGAGTAAGAGGGAAGGCGAATTAATAGCAAACTGAACTACTTGATCTGTCTTTATGCGACGTAAATCGCGCGCTCTTTTAATGTCTACAGCAACTCCTACTATGTTTTCAAGCACTATAAATTTTCTTGAAAACACAATGTTTCCGTCGTCGTCAAAGAAGGTTATAAGATAGTTTCCACTCTTTTTAATTCTTCGGGTTTCTCGATTTGGAATAGTCAGGTAATAGTGCGAAAATATTTGCAGGGTGTTTAACGAGTTTTCGTAAGTTTCTATTCGAACTTCATCAAAACCATCTAGATATTCATTTTTAGAAAGATCACTTGGGGTCCAGTCAAAATTAAAGTGATCAATTTTGTAGTAGAAGTCATCTTCGTTACCATTAAGAGCATCGAAAGAAATTTGTAGGCGTTCTCCTAGTTTAATTAAAGGCAGCTGGTTTTGATTTCCTCCTCTAAACTGAATTGTTTTAATGTATTCTGGAGGAGTAATTTCAATAGCTTCTTGTGCAAATAGACTAGCTGAAATACTAAATAAAAGGATGGAAGATACCATTAATTTGAACATACAAAAGATTTTGAGTCGTTAAATATACGCAAATTCTGTGCCTTCTTTAAGCCTTGAAATACAAGTGTTGAAGGATATAAAAAATTAATAATTAAATGTTGTGAGTAACTACATTAAATTCATAAATTTGCACACCCGAATTTAGGCTATAATAAGCCCTCGGGAATAAAGGCAATTTTAACACAACTATCCTATGTCCAAAGACATTAAGATTAAAAAAGGTCTTACTATCAATCTGAAAGGCGAAGCTGAAAAAACACTTTCAAAAGCTCCACGTTCTAGGACGTTCGCTATAAGACCAGCCGACTTCCATTTAATCACACCTAAAATGGTCGTGAAGGAAGGAGCAAAAGTTCAAGCAGGAGAAACTATTTTCTATTCAAAAAGCAACGAAGCTATTAAGTTTGTGTCTCCCGTAAGTGGAACACTAACTGCAATAGAACGCGGTGCAAAACGTGTTATAACACGTTTGTTAATTGAAGGAGATTCGCAAGATACTTTTATAGACAATGGTACTGCTAACCTAACTTCAATGAATGGGGAGTCTATAAAGCAACATTTACTTGCAACAGGGTGTTGGCCATTCATTAAGCAACGTCCGTATGATGTTGTGGCGAATCCAGAAAACACACCAAAAGCTATTTTTGTTTCAGGATACACTACAGCTCCATTAGCAGCAGATCTTGATTTTACTTTAAAAGGAAAAGAAGCCGAATTACAGGCCGCAGTAACAGCATTAAGTAAATTAACGGAAGGTGCGGTACATATTGGTATTGGTGCAGATGGAAGTTCTCCATTTAGCAATTGTAAAGATGCCCTATTACACAGAGTAAAAGGACCACACCCAGCGGGTAATGTGGGGACTCAAATAGCAAAAATAGACCCAATAAATAAAGGAGAAACTGTTTGGACAATTGCTGCTCAAGATTTAGTAATTATAGGAGAGCTTTTACTTACTGGAAAATTTAATGCAGATCGAGTAATCGCTTTATCAGGGTCGTCTATAAAAACACCTAAATACTATACTACAAAGATAGGTGCAGAGGTTTCTACCTTTGTATACGATAGTGGTCTAACCGAAGAAAATGTGCGTGTTATTAGTGGAGATGTGCTCTCTGGAACACAGATTTCGCCTAAACAACACTTAGGTTATTATGCCAACACAGTTACTGTTATTCCTGAAGGAGATGATTACGAGTTTTTTGGATGGAATAAACCTGTCTTTAATAAAATTTCACCTTCTAGAGCAATGACCTTCTCATGGTTAACTCCAAAGAAGAAATACGAGTTAGATACAAATACCAACGGCGAACATAGGGCTTTTGTAGTAACTGGTAATTATGAAGAGGTATTTCCTTTAGATATATACCCGTTACAAACCTTAAAGGCATGTATGGTTGAAGATCTGGATGCCATGGAGGCATTAGGAATGTATGAAGTAGCGCCAGAAGATTTTGCATTGACAGAATTTATCTGCGTGTCTAAGCAACCACACCAACAGATTATTAGAAACGGGTTGGACTTAATGTATAAAGAAATTGGATAATTATTCATTTTTTAAAAAAAATGAAAAATACATAGTATATGGGATTGAAGCAAAAATTACATACGCTCAAGGAAAAATATAAAGGCACCAAGATGGCTCCAGCGTTTAATGCGCTACACACCTTTTTGTACTTGCCAAATGAAACCACACATAACGGAACACACGTTAAGGGGGCAGATGACCTAAAGCGAACGATGAACACTGTTATCATGGCGTTACTTCCTTGCTTGGTGTTTGGAATGTTCAACGCAGGATACCAACATTATCTTGCCATTGGCGAATTAGAAAGAGTGACTAGCTTTTTTAGTGCCGACTTCTGGTCGTGGCAAAATTTTAGTCTTGGAGCATGGAAAGTGATTCCACTTGTGCTAGTTTCTTATGGAGTTGGTCTTTTAATCGAATTTATTTTCGCTGTAATAAAAGGGCACGAAGTAGAAGAAGGATATTTGGTGACCGGAATGTTAGTACCACTTATTGTTCCTATAGACATCCCACTTTGGATGTTAACTATTGCAGTAATTTTCGGAGTTGTAATAGGTAAGGAGGTTTTTGGTGGAACAGGAATGAACATCTTAAACCCTGCATTAACTATTCGTGCATTCTTATTCTTTGCGTATCCAACATGGATGAGTGGAGACAAAGTATGGGTAGAAGGTGCTGTAGAAAGGGCTAAAGAAATGGCAGCCGGTGCAAACGTAGACGCGATTTCTGGAGAAACTATCTTAGGAAGCTTAGCTCAAAATAAAGAGTTTGCATACAGTGTATGGGATATGTTCTTAGGGTTTATTCCAGGATCGGTAGGTGAAACATCTACTGTGCTTATACTATTAGGTGGGCTGTTCTTGATTTTCTCAAAAATTGGAAGCTGGCGAATCATGCTGTCTTCAATTATTGGAGCACTTGTTATGGGACTTATATTTAATGGTGTGGTCGCGCAGGAATGGATTTCTGAAGGAAGCAAATTCTTTAGTTTAATGGATGTTCCTTTCTGGCAACATCTTATCATTGGTGGATTGGCTTTTGGTATTGTATATATGGCTACAGATCCGGTTACTGCATCACAAACCAACAAAGGAAAATGGATCTATGGTCTATTAATAGGTTTTATTTCAGTGCTTATTAGAGTGTTTAACCCAGCATACCCAGAAGGTGTGATGTTGGCAATTTTATTGATGAATGTATTTGCACCAACTATAGATCACTACGTTGTACAAGGAAACATTAAAAAAGAGCAAAACGTCTTAAAGCTAAAACAGCATAATTATGGCAATTAACACAGATAAAAATAGTTATACCATCGTTTTCGCCATTATTATGGTGGTGGTTGTGGGTTCGTTATTGGCGGGTTTTGCCAGTGGTTTGAAACCATTAATTAAGGCGAACGAAAAGTTTGAAAAGCAACAGAATATTCTGTATGCAATGAACGTAAATGATAATGAAGGTGAAGGAGATGTTGTTTTTATCCCAACCGATAGAGTTGAGGAAGAATTCAACAAATACATTACCAAACAATTAGTGATTCAGGGAGATAAGGTTGAAGAAAACGATGAAGCGTATCTTATAGATTTGAAGAAAGAAGAAACCAAAGCAAAAGATGCTTCTTACCAACGTAGATTACCATTATTTGTAGGTGAAAAAGATGGTAAGGAGGTATATGTAATACCAGTTAGAGGAAAAGGACTTTGGGATGCTATCTGGGGCTTTGTTGCTGTAGATAAATCAATGACAGTTCAAGGGGTGTATTTTGATCATAAAGGAGAAACACCAGGACTGGGTGCTGAAATCAAGCAACGATACTTCATGGATGATTTTACAGGTGAAAAGTTTCTTAATGGTAATGTTTTTGAAGGAATAAGCGTTGCTAAAGGAAACAACGACCCAAAAAACACCGACACTACAGATAATGAAGTTGATGCATTGGCAGGAGCAACAATTACAGGAGATGGTGTTTCAGCAATGCTGAAAAAAGATATTAAAATGTACGTACCGTACTTTAAAAAATTAAATCAATAAGAGATGGGGCTACTTTCAAAAAAAGATAGAAAACTAATCTTAGATCCGTTAGCAGACGACAATCCAATTACAATTCAAGTATTAGGTATTTGTTCTGCCTTAGCAATTACAGCACAGCTGAAACCTTCTATCGTGATGGCAATTTCAGTAGTATTTGTACTTGGTATTGGTAATGTTGTTATTTCGTTAATGCGAAATATTATTCCATCTAAAATTAGAATTATAGTGCAGCTTATTGTTGTTGCAACACTTGTAATTATTGTAGACCAAGTGCTAAAAGCATTTGCCTACGAGTTAAGTAAGGAACTTTCAGTATTTATTGGATTAATAATTACCAACTGTATTATTATGGGGCGTTTTGAAGCCTTTGCTTTAGGGAATGGTCCTTGGAAATCATTTCTTGATGGAATTGGAAACGCTGCGGGATATGGAGTAATCTTAATTATTGTTGGATTCTTTCGTGAATTACTAGGAAGTGGAACGTTATTCGGATTCAAAGTATTGGGAGATTCGGTGGAGAAAACAGGACTTTATGCTATTGGATATGAAAACAATGGTTTTATGGTACTTCCTCCAATGGCGTTAATTGTAGTTGGTATTATTATCTGGGTACAACGTAGTAGAAATAAAGCATTAATAGAAGAAAACTAAAAAAAGTAGGTAGCTTACTAAGTAGACGTTCTACTGAAAACTACCACTGAATACTTTAAAAATATGGAACATTTAGAATTGTTTTTTAAATCCATCTTCGTAGATAACATGGTATTTGCATACTTCTTAGGTATGTGTTCTTACTTAGCCGTATCTAAAAAGGTAAGCACTGCTGTAGGTTTAGGAGCAGCTGTAATATTTGTACTTACTGTTACAGTACCACTTAACTGGTTGTTAGATCAATACATTTTGCGCGAGGGAGCGTTAACATGGTTGGGTGAAGAATTTGCCGATTACGACCTTAGCTTTTTGTCATTTATTCTCTTTATTGCAACTATTGCTACCATGGTACAATTGGTTGAAATAATTGTAGAGAAATTTTCTCCATCCTTGTATAACTCTTTAGGTATATTCTTGCCGCTTATTGCTGTAAACTGCGCCATCTTAGGAGGGTCTTTGTTTATGCAATCTAGAGATATTGCCTCTTTCGATTTAGCTTTAAATTACGGGTTTAGTTCAGGTATAGGATGGTTCTTAGCCATTGTAGCTATTGCCGCAATTCGTGAGAAAATTAGATATAGTAATGTGCCAGCACCACTTAGAGGATTAGGAATTACATTTATCATTACTGGATTAATGGCAATTGGGTTCATGAGTTTTGGTGGAATGTTAACTGGGGGTGATGAAGAAACACCATCTTTAGACGAAGCACCAGAAAATATCGGTCTTCAATTAAATGAAGAGACCATAGAAATTATTGAAAATGAAACCGCTCAATTAGAAGTTTCAGAATTAACACAGCAATAGTATGTTTTTAGCAGCAAGTACAATTGGAGTTGTGGTAGCCACCGTCGTTGCCTTTTTAGTATTAACACTTTTATTAGTGGCGCTTTTGTTATTTACAAAACAGAAGTTATCGCCATCTGGACCTGTTAAAATTACTATTAATGACGAAAAAGTTATTGAAGTAGCCAGCGGAGGTACATTACTTTCAACCCTAGGAAACAATAAAATCTTCTTACCATCTGCTTGTGGTGGTGGTGGAACTTGTATTCAGTGCGAATGTCATGTATTAGAAGGTGGAGGAGAAGCGCTTCCAACTGAAACACCACACTTCAGTAGAAAAGAATTGAAAGACGGAGCCCGTTTGTCATGCCAAGTAAAGGTGAAGCAGGATATGAACATCCATATTCCAGAAGAAGTTTTCGGAATTAAGAAATGGGATGCTACGGTAGTGCGTAATTATAATGTAGCTTCATTTATTAAAGAATTCGTGGTAGAAATCCCTGAAGATATGGGATACAAAGCAGGAGGTTATATTCAAATTGAAATCCCTGAATGTGAAGTAAAATTTGAAGATATAGATATTACAGCGCACCCTGAAGAGCATGATACACCAGATAAATTTCAGGCAGAATGGGATAAATTTGGCTTATGGCCATTGGTAATGAAGAATACAGAAACGGTTGAAAGAGCCTACTCAATGGCCTCTTATCCAGCCGAAGGACGTGAAATTATGTTGAACGTTCGTATCGCCACACCACCTTGGGACAGAGCTAAAAACCAATGGATGCAAGTAAATCCGGGTATTGCCTCTTCATACATTTTTAACCTGAAAAAAGGTGATAAGTGTGTGATTTCTGGACCTTATGGAGAATTTTTCATTAACCCGTCTGAATCTGAGATGTTGTATGTAGGTGGAGGAGCAGGAATGGCACCAATGAGATCACATCTGTACCACCTATTCAAAACCTTGAAAACAGGTAGAAAAGTAACATATTGGTACGGAGGGCGTTCTAAACGTGAATTATTTTATTTAGATCATTTTCAACAGCTAATGGATGAATTTCCGAACTTCAAATTTTACCTAGCTTTATCTGAACCTATGGAAGAAGATAACTGGAAAGTGAAAGATGGTATTGATGGTGAAGGAGATGGTTTTGTTGGGTTTATTCACCAAGTCGTTATAGATAACTACTTGAATCATCATGAAGCCCCAGAAGATATTGAATTGTATTTCTGTGGTCCTCCGCTAATGAACCAAGCGGTTCAGAAAATGGGAGAAGATTTTGGTATCCCAGACGAGAACATCAGATTTGACGATTTCGGAGGATAGATTAGAAAAAAGACAAGATATAAAGCTGTTTTGAGGTTCACTTCAAAACAGCTTTTTTTTATTTCTATATATAATTTTTTTTCATTTTCATATATGAAAGTAGACTATGGTTCAGTTTTATTTTTATTTTTACTTCATAATACAGCTATAGAAGACTGATTAGTTGTTTGTTAGTTGTTACAATCACTTTTTAATAGACCTATTATGAAACGAAATTTACCCCAATTTGTTCTGCTTTTTTTAGTTGCTACATCACTTAATGCACAAATAACATTTAATGATGTTGCCGAAGGATATATGCCAACAGAAGGCCCTACCTTAGTTATTCACCCCACTAATTTCTACATATCTGAACCTGTGCGTGATATGCCGCAGTGTATAGATACTTCAATTTTCGATAGCAAAGTCGTGCCGAAGGGAAATGGTGAAGAAGTTGGCCCTCACCCTATGAGTGCGAAGCGTCAAAGAAAATTAGCGCATTTAAATTCGGCTGGAAAAAGTACTATAGAAATAGATCCATTAATAGCGGGTCCAGAGACATATACACGAGCTTCTAACGATAGAGCTCCAATCGCAAATTTTGAAGGGATCGGACTTAATGCTTCACCACCAGATCCATCTATGGCCGTGGGCCCAAATCACGTTGTTACGATGGAAAACGGATTGTGGTCTGTGTATGATAAAAATGGTGTGCAAGCCGCGGGATTCCCAAAGAATTTGAATAATCCCTTAACCGGGCCAAACCATGGTGATAATGCAGGAGACCCTGTTGTAATGTACGATAGACAAGCAGATAGATGGTTTTTATCGCAATTTCAACTTTCTGGAAATCCAGCCCTGTCTGATGATGTTTTTCTTATAGGAATATCTCAAACAGCAGACCCAACAGGGGCTTATTATGTATACGAGTATGAACTTACACAAGGAAATGACTATCCGCACTATGGAGTATGGAGAGATTCTTATGTTTCCGCTGGAAATTTTACAGGCGCGCAGAAAGTATATACCTTCAATAGAACGAAGATGTTAGCGGGAGATGGAAGTGCAGAGATTGTTGGATTTTCACCTTCCGGATTGGGATCTAGTGGTTTTGCCGCTCCAATTCCAGTTCATTCAGAAAGAGACGTGACACCAACAGGAGATATCAAAATTGTATTCTACCAAGATGATGCCTTTAGCGGTGTTACTTCAGACCATATTGGTCTATGGAATATAGATATGGATTGGAGTAATATAGGTAGTTCAACAATTTCTGGAAAAAACCAAATACCTACAGCGGCTTTTGATGCGGCCATAGCTGGTGGCTTTTCTAACCTCCAACAACCAGGAACATCCCAGAGAATTGACGCTATTGTAGGTGCTGTTATGAATATGGTACATTGGTACGAATTTGGAACCCACCAAAGTATAGTTATGAATTGGGTTGTTGAAATTCAAAACGGCACACAAAAATCTGGTATTCGTTGGGTAGAAATACGTAGTACAGATAACGGGGCTACCTGGAGCGTTTATCAAGAAGGAACTTTTACAGATCCTGCGCACGCAACAGTAGCCAATAAAGAGTCTGTGTTTATGGGATGTATTTCTATGGATGAAGATGGAAACATAGGTCTTGGATACACTAAAACGGGTTCAAGTACTTTTCCTTCTTTATATTATACAGGTAGATTAGCTTCAGATGCTTTAGGTACTATGAGTTTCGGTGAAAATTTAGTAATCTCAGGAACTTCTTCTGTAACAGGTAACGACCGATATGGAGATTATGGTCAAGGCGTAACAGATCCTTCAGACGATAAAACATTTTGGGTGACTTCAGAATTTTCTGGTGATGATGACAGACGCGTGCGAATTTATTCTTATAGAATTGCAGCAGCATCACCTGAAATTAGTTTCGGAATTACTTCGGAAAGCGTAACAGAAAGCGCTTCAGCTTGTTTTACAGATATTGATGTTCCTCTAAACATTGCGCTAGCCCCATCTCAAGATGCTACAGTAGACTTTACAATTAATGGTACAAGTACTGCAAGCACCAATGTAGATTTTGAATTACTTACCAGCAGTGTTACTTTTTTAGCAGGACAAACAACAGGACAAACTATGACTGTCCGTGTTTACCACGATGGTCTGGTAGAAGTGAATGAAAATTTAATTATCGATTTTACTGTTACTACCACCGGAGACGCCACAGCAAATACCGCTGCAAATACCTATACTATGACTATTGTTAGTACAGATGTTGCGCCAACTCCTACTACCAACGTGACCGTATTAGATGCAGATTTTGAGACTGTCCCTGCAGGTTGGTTAGTTTCAGATCAAGATGGAGATGGAGTTAACTGGAGTATTGGTATTCCTCCAGGTCCACCGGCACATCTCACGACTCAAAAGTTATTTTCTCAATCGTGGAACGGAGCTGCTTTAACGCCCGATAATTACATTATTACAAATCAAGTAATGATTCCTGCAGATGTTTCTTCAGCTACCTTAACGTATGAAGTTGCGCCCGCAACTCTTACAGATTCATGGTACGAAGAGTATTATACAGTCTATTGGACAACTAGCATTGCTACAATTGGTGCTATAACGGGTAGTGCCCAAGTAAAACCAGGAGGAATTATTTCCCAAGCTGTTGTTAACGAAACTATTGATATGACCCCATATGTAGGGCAGGCAGGATATCTTGTCTTTAGACACCATAACTGTACCGATGAAGAGTATATTTCTATAGATAACATTTTGTTAGAAGGTGAAGCGAGTACTAATGTTCAAACAGCCGTAAATACGGGTACAGCAGATCAATTGAATATTGACGGGGTGGGAACAGCTTATGCTTATGATCTTAGCACAGATGATGTTATGGCATCTGTCGTAAATAATCAGGCAGATGATTATGGATGTTCTACCATGGCAGTATCAAGAGCTGGTACAAGCGCTCAAGGATATAATGGTAGTACAGGTGCAGATCGCGTTACCGACAAAACCTTTACGGTAACAACGTCTAATACAATTGGCTCTGGTGACACGAGTATTACCTTCTATTTTACTGAAGCCGAAATTGCCGGTTGGGAAGGACTAACTGGCCTTGATAGAAACACCGACCTAATTATTGGTCGAGGAAATGCCACAAGTATTTCAGAAACTTCAACTACCACAATAGGTGCTTTTGGTACGGGGAATATTACTGTAACTGGAAATTTTAGTGGCCTTGATG
This Rasiella rasia DNA region includes the following protein-coding sequences:
- the nqrE gene encoding NADH:ubiquinone reductase (Na(+)-transporting) subunit E; this translates as MEHLELFFKSIFVDNMVFAYFLGMCSYLAVSKKVSTAVGLGAAVIFVLTVTVPLNWLLDQYILREGALTWLGEEFADYDLSFLSFILFIATIATMVQLVEIIVEKFSPSLYNSLGIFLPLIAVNCAILGGSLFMQSRDIASFDLALNYGFSSGIGWFLAIVAIAAIREKIRYSNVPAPLRGLGITFIITGLMAIGFMSFGGMLTGGDEETPSLDEAPENIGLQLNEETIEIIENETAQLEVSELTQQ
- a CDS encoding pyridoxal phosphate-dependent decarboxylase family protein, translating into MQHELALFNKLANKLFEAEKNNPVAQPLPAEELFKQLDLSLSNNPATDFEETLEKLVLNTPRTSTRLFFNQLFGGRNPKATLGDLLAVLLNNSMYTYKVAGPQVGIEKEILKQICTRIGYPETSDGTFAPGGSMSNFMAMVMARDAFKDTIKNEGITQKLTLYTSKESHYSIPKNAALMGVGREQVRYIETDEFGKMNPHVLVQRIEKDLENGLHPFFVNATAGTTVLGAFDPIEPLSEICQNYGLWLHVDGAYCGSVIFSDQYQHLVNGLARTDSFSVNAHKMMGTPLTCSIIVTRHKQYLHNSFSNDAAYLYQTNDDDYNLGKTSLQCGRRNDALKFWTLWKSVGTNGLAALVHTQFELADAARAYVEQHPDYTNYSIENSISVCFNYKNIAPQELCTALYEHAELMVGYGTFRENEFVRLVTINAGNSIEDIITFFTVLERFVEENEMIFNDTVVTSEQDRL
- a CDS encoding NADH:ubiquinone reductase (Na(+)-transporting) subunit D, yielding MGLLSKKDRKLILDPLADDNPITIQVLGICSALAITAQLKPSIVMAISVVFVLGIGNVVISLMRNIIPSKIRIIVQLIVVATLVIIVDQVLKAFAYELSKELSVFIGLIITNCIIMGRFEAFALGNGPWKSFLDGIGNAAGYGVILIIVGFFRELLGSGTLFGFKVLGDSVEKTGLYAIGYENNGFMVLPPMALIVVGIIIWVQRSRNKALIEEN
- a CDS encoding Na(+)-translocating NADH-quinone reductase subunit C, translated to MAINTDKNSYTIVFAIIMVVVVGSLLAGFASGLKPLIKANEKFEKQQNILYAMNVNDNEGEGDVVFIPTDRVEEEFNKYITKQLVIQGDKVEENDEAYLIDLKKEETKAKDASYQRRLPLFVGEKDGKEVYVIPVRGKGLWDAIWGFVAVDKSMTVQGVYFDHKGETPGLGAEIKQRYFMDDFTGEKFLNGNVFEGISVAKGNNDPKNTDTTDNEVDALAGATITGDGVSAMLKKDIKMYVPYFKKLNQ
- a CDS encoding Na(+)-translocating NADH-quinone reductase subunit A; the encoded protein is MSKDIKIKKGLTINLKGEAEKTLSKAPRSRTFAIRPADFHLITPKMVVKEGAKVQAGETIFYSKSNEAIKFVSPVSGTLTAIERGAKRVITRLLIEGDSQDTFIDNGTANLTSMNGESIKQHLLATGCWPFIKQRPYDVVANPENTPKAIFVSGYTTAPLAADLDFTLKGKEAELQAAVTALSKLTEGAVHIGIGADGSSPFSNCKDALLHRVKGPHPAGNVGTQIAKIDPINKGETVWTIAAQDLVIIGELLLTGKFNADRVIALSGSSIKTPKYYTTKIGAEVSTFVYDSGLTEENVRVISGDVLSGTQISPKQHLGYYANTVTVIPEGDDYEFFGWNKPVFNKISPSRAMTFSWLTPKKKYELDTNTNGEHRAFVVTGNYEEVFPLDIYPLQTLKACMVEDLDAMEALGMYEVAPEDFALTEFICVSKQPHQQIIRNGLDLMYKEIG
- the nqrF gene encoding NADH:ubiquinone reductase (Na(+)-transporting) subunit F, with translation MFLAASTIGVVVATVVAFLVLTLLLVALLLFTKQKLSPSGPVKITINDEKVIEVASGGTLLSTLGNNKIFLPSACGGGGTCIQCECHVLEGGGEALPTETPHFSRKELKDGARLSCQVKVKQDMNIHIPEEVFGIKKWDATVVRNYNVASFIKEFVVEIPEDMGYKAGGYIQIEIPECEVKFEDIDITAHPEEHDTPDKFQAEWDKFGLWPLVMKNTETVERAYSMASYPAEGREIMLNVRIATPPWDRAKNQWMQVNPGIASSYIFNLKKGDKCVISGPYGEFFINPSESEMLYVGGGAGMAPMRSHLYHLFKTLKTGRKVTYWYGGRSKRELFYLDHFQQLMDEFPNFKFYLALSEPMEEDNWKVKDGIDGEGDGFVGFIHQVVIDNYLNHHEAPEDIELYFCGPPLMNQAVQKMGEDFGIPDENIRFDDFGG
- a CDS encoding NADH:ubiquinone reductase (Na(+)-transporting) subunit B produces the protein MGLKQKLHTLKEKYKGTKMAPAFNALHTFLYLPNETTHNGTHVKGADDLKRTMNTVIMALLPCLVFGMFNAGYQHYLAIGELERVTSFFSADFWSWQNFSLGAWKVIPLVLVSYGVGLLIEFIFAVIKGHEVEEGYLVTGMLVPLIVPIDIPLWMLTIAVIFGVVIGKEVFGGTGMNILNPALTIRAFLFFAYPTWMSGDKVWVEGAVERAKEMAAGANVDAISGETILGSLAQNKEFAYSVWDMFLGFIPGSVGETSTVLILLGGLFLIFSKIGSWRIMLSSIIGALVMGLIFNGVVAQEWISEGSKFFSLMDVPFWQHLIIGGLAFGIVYMATDPVTASQTNKGKWIYGLLIGFISVLIRVFNPAYPEGVMLAILLMNVFAPTIDHYVVQGNIKKEQNVLKLKQHNYGN
- a CDS encoding type IX secretion system plug protein gives rise to the protein MFKLMVSSILLFSISASLFAQEAIEITPPEYIKTIQFRGGNQNQLPLIKLGERLQISFDALNGNEDDFYYKIDHFNFDWTPSDLSKNEYLDGFDEVRIETYENSLNTLQIFSHYYLTIPNRETRRIKKSGNYLITFFDDDGNIVFSRKFIVLENIVGVAVDIKRARDLRRIKTDQVVQFAINSPSLLLINPKRNVKTLVIQNSNLKTAITNLVPQYTIGTELIYRYDKEAAFSGGNEFLNFDNKEIRGSNNTIRRVELNDLYEHYLFSDIDRSDRPYTYNPDINGDFVVRNIDAQNQAIEAEYVFVHTNLLYYEPLGDKELHIYGNFNNYTIDGTTYMRYNETTDSYQNSRLFKQGFYNYKYVLVDRDGSIDENVVGGEFWETENNYTVLVYYRGPGERYDRVIGQGQGSSTRITNY